A single Musa acuminata AAA Group cultivar baxijiao chromosome BXJ2-1, Cavendish_Baxijiao_AAA, whole genome shotgun sequence DNA region contains:
- the LOC103997913 gene encoding uncharacterized protein LOC103997913 has protein sequence MENHLKSQIAKIVLLLLVLLFIPLVPASIRPCYLFFLLNILILALGVEAGFLQMISDPHDEKNITTSIATPLTIADMLDCAFHEGTLHPLKDSDGEDGDEEEEEEEEKWEDIGELSTQELFTKCEAFIGNFYKQLRTQREQSWRKKIHDLRAF, from the coding sequence atGGAGAATCACTTGAAGTCTCAAATAGCAAAGATAGTGCTCCTCCTCCTCGTACTCCTCTTCATTCCTCTTGTGCCTGCATCCATAAGGCCTTGCTACCTCTTCTTTCTCCTCAACATCCTTATCCTTGCTCTGGGCGTCGAGGCCGGCTTCCTTCAAATGATTTCTGACCCTCACGACGAGAAGAACATAACGACGTCCATTGCTACTCCTCTGACCATAGCAGATATGCTTGATTGTGCCTTCCATGAAGGGACACTGCATCCGTTGAAGGACTCCGATGGAGAGGAcggagacgaagaagaagaagaggaggaggagaagtgggAAGACATTGGAGAGCTCAGCACGCAGGAGCTGTTCACAAAGTGTGAGGCATTCATTGGCAACTTCTACAAGCAGCTGAGGACGCAAAGGGAGCAGTCGTGGAGGAAGAAGATTCATGACCTCAGAGCCTTCTGA